In Clostridia bacterium, the following are encoded in one genomic region:
- the lexA gene encoding transcriptional repressor LexA has product MDRRELDPKDEKVLDFLKRYSTKYGYPPTVREICKALNITSTATAYYSLNRLQYYGYIKKVDNHKRAIEILNEFSDFPKKETVDIPLVGKITAGTPITAVENVEDVFPLPNDLFSDGELFLLTVSGDSMINAGILDGDKIVVRKQSVVNNGEIVAAMIDGEATVKRFYMEQNHIRLQPENDKYDPIIVEDVEILGLVVGLIRRYK; this is encoded by the coding sequence ATGGATAGAAGAGAATTAGATCCAAAAGATGAAAAGGTGTTAGATTTTTTAAAAAGATATAGCACCAAATACGGCTACCCTCCTACTGTAAGAGAAATTTGTAAAGCTTTGAATATCACTTCAACAGCAACAGCTTATTATTCTTTAAATAGACTTCAATATTACGGTTACATAAAAAAAGTTGATAACCATAAGCGCGCAATTGAAATTCTCAATGAATTTTCAGATTTTCCAAAAAAAGAAACAGTAGATATTCCTTTGGTTGGTAAAATTACGGCAGGTACACCAATTACTGCGGTAGAAAATGTAGAAGACGTTTTTCCCCTGCCCAATGATTTGTTTTCTGATGGCGAATTATTTTTGCTTACCGTAAGCGGAGACAGTATGATTAATGCTGGTATATTAGACGGCGATAAAATTGTTGTTAGAAAGCAATCAGTTGTCAATAATGGTGAAATCGTTGCAGCGATGATTGACGGTGAAGCAACCGTAAAAAGATTTTATATGGAACAAAATCATATAAGACTTCAGCCAGAAAACGATAAATATGATCCTATAATTGTTGAAGACGTAGAGATTTTAGGACTTGTAGTTGGTCTCATTAGAAGATACAAATAA